In Dermacentor andersoni chromosome 4, qqDerAnde1_hic_scaffold, whole genome shotgun sequence, the following proteins share a genomic window:
- the LOC126537193 gene encoding protein YIPF6-like encodes MAEHKAILQPGSSGYQRPPYQDYETSLEGDIAAAAAPPEEKEFNTLDEPVLTTIVRDLKAIGIKFAHVLYPKQKNTILRDWDLWGPLILCVFLATMLQQPEDEKIHSGAPQFAQIFVLVWVGAGVVTLNCRLLGGTISFFQSVCVLGYCLLSPCVALVICRLILLAGNQTVALFILRFFVTMLGFGWAVFASTAFLADSQPSSKKALAVYPICLFYFVISWLILARSP; translated from the exons ATGGCCGAACACAAGGCAATTCTGCAG CCTGGTTCAAGCGGATACCAGAGGCCTCCGTACCAGGACTATGAAACATCTTTGGAAGGTGACATTGCTGCAGCGGCAGCTCCCCCTGAAGAAAAGGAGTTCAACACGCTCGACGAACCAGTGCTTACTACCATC gTAAGGGATCTGAAGGCTATTGGCATCAAGTTTGCACATGTCTTGTAtccaaaacaaaaaaatactatATTGAGGGACT GGGACTTATGGGGACCTCTAATCCTCTGCGTCTTCCTTGCCAC GATGCTACAACAACCAGAGGATGAGAAAATACACAGCGGTGCTCCTCAGTTTGCCCAAATCTTCGTCTTGGTGTGGGTGGGCGCTGGCGTGGTGACATTGAACTGCAGGCTTTTGGGCGGAACAAT ATCATTCTTTCAGAGTGTGTGCGTGCTGGGCTACTGCTTGCTGTCACCCTGTGTTGCTTTGGTCATATGCCGGCTCATCCTACTTGCTGGGAACCAGACTGTTGCCCTGTTCATCCTTCGGTTCTTTGTGACCATGCTTGGCTTTGGCTGGGCTGTATTCG CATCAACGGCATTCCTTGCAGACAGCCAGCCATCATCAAAGAAAGCACTGGCTGTGTATCCTATCTGTCTCTTCTACTTTGTGATCAGCTGGCTGATACTAGCACGGTCACCCTAG
- the LOC126537191 gene encoding RNA-binding protein 41-like has product MNYDNFRSPYEDELPGKYPRKRLRGEPGAETESERLLQEMLTKQLDTRFSVKHLSEQQKHFTAAGNYVELPVAGARSLDEYKAVGSREQEIQILLQCGLTNEEIELYLQSKESAMVKQKHPLMDPTLLDLRLKQIEFKVKNGKKCIGDACLSELKSEEHLGYLKKDSDDSLLSKDITCTKSRSSQTTVPKDPMSHIADFSQRLMERVMSKRKGKRGTKPDESPSHINENETQSLDKSSECTQEQPGPDPTVYHVVVPLPEHEIAAERLGLKEIRKLPRFQNYSPGSESQVLYLKNLHYKVDIRELMALFCRFDEETCPVKYRLLSGKLRGQAFVTLPSIQAAAKALDLCNGYVLRGKPVIIEYGKNQT; this is encoded by the exons ATGAACTACGACAATTTTCGTTCCCCGTACGAGGACGAGCTGCCTGGAAAATACCCTCGCAAGCGCCTGAGAGGTGAACCCGGAGCCGAAACAGAATCCGAAAGGCTGCTTCAAGAGATGCTAACAAAGCAGCTTGATACGCGGTTTTCGGTCAAACA TCTTTCAGAGCAACAAAAACACTTCACAGCAGCTGGGAACTATGTGGAACTTCCTGTTGCTGGCGCACGCTCCTTGGACGAGTACAAGGCAGTTGGATCACGAGAGCAAGAGATACAAATATTGTTGCAATGCGGTCTCACGAACGAAGAAATCGAACTGTATCTCCAGTCAAAAGAATCTGCA ATGGTGAAGCAAAAGCACCCTTTGATGGATCCAACTTTATTGGATTTAAGGCTGAAGCAAATAGAATTCAAGGTGAAGAACGGCAAGAAGTGCATCGGAGATGCCTGCTTAAGCGAACTGAAAAGTGAAGAGCACTTGGGTTACTTAAAGAAGGATAGTGACGACTCATTGCTCTCGAAGGACATCACCTGCACAAAGAGTCGTTCTTCACAAACAACAGTTCCGAAAGATCCCATGAGCCACATTGCAGACTTTTCGCAGAGATTGATGGAAAGAGTAATGAGCAAGAGAAAAGGGAAGAGGGGAACCAAACCAGATGAATCCCCGTCACACATAAATGAGAACGAAACGCAATCATTAGATAAGAGCAGCGAATGCACTCAAGAGCAGCCTGGTCCAGATCCCACTGTTTATCATGTTGTTGTGCCACTTCCTGAACATGAGATAGCAGCAGAAAGACTTGGGCTCAAAGAGATTAGGAAGCTGCCACGTTTCCAAAATTACAGTCCGGGGAGTGAAAGTCAA GTGCTGTATTTGAAAAACCTGCACTACAAAGTGGACATTCGAGAACTGATGGCACTCTTTTGTCGCTTTGATGAGGAGACTTGCCCGGTGAAGTACAGGCTCCTGTCCGGCAAGTTAAGGGGACAAGCATTTGTCACTTTACCAA GCATACAGGCTGCAGCAAAAGCTCTGGACTTGTGCAATGGATATGTTCTAAGAGGAAAGCCAGTCATTATAGAGTATGGAAAAAATCAGACATAA